A DNA window from Deltaproteobacteria bacterium contains the following coding sequences:
- a CDS encoding phenyltransferase domain-containing protein encodes MKPYVSQSILESPIDVEAMASFIAGVQKENGEIPWSIGGKTNPWDHVESAMGLSIGGRLADAERAYEWMMRTQLKDGSWWAVCRDGIPEDKTKDTNISSYIAVGVFHHYLISGDTSCLKSMWQAVKAGIDYAISMQQPTGVIYWAKNGDGIVDPMALLTASSSVYMSIKSALAIAFQLGKKRPDWEDALKKLGSVIKNRPHLFNMMKARFSMDWYYPVLCGAVSGLDARVRIDKSWDKFVVPGWGVRCVSDRPWTTIAETSELVLTLAAIGEHERAKMVFNWIRDKKYDDGSYWMGVTFPDSVVWPEEKTSWTAAAVLIAYDALNYLTPACCIFNHRFWTQSEYQSLISPQSHSFS; translated from the coding sequence ATGAAGCCTTATGTTTCGCAAAGTATCCTGGAATCTCCCATTGATGTTGAAGCGATGGCCTCATTTATTGCCGGAGTGCAAAAAGAAAATGGTGAAATTCCATGGTCAATAGGCGGAAAAACGAATCCGTGGGACCATGTTGAGAGCGCCATGGGGTTGAGTATTGGCGGCCGTTTAGCTGATGCAGAAAGGGCCTATGAATGGATGATGAGAACGCAACTGAAAGATGGTAGCTGGTGGGCGGTATGTCGTGATGGTATTCCGGAAGATAAAACAAAAGATACCAATATATCGTCGTATATTGCAGTAGGTGTGTTCCATCATTACTTGATAAGCGGTGATACATCCTGTCTCAAGTCAATGTGGCAGGCAGTTAAGGCCGGTATTGATTATGCGATCAGCATGCAACAGCCTACAGGCGTAATTTACTGGGCAAAAAATGGAGATGGTATCGTAGACCCGATGGCTCTTTTAACAGCATCGAGTTCCGTGTATATGAGTATAAAGTCTGCTCTTGCCATTGCCTTTCAACTTGGGAAAAAGAGGCCTGACTGGGAAGATGCTCTTAAAAAGCTTGGAAGTGTCATCAAAAATCGACCTCATCTCTTTAACATGATGAAAGCACGCTTCTCGATGGACTGGTATTATCCAGTTCTCTGTGGCGCTGTTTCAGGATTAGATGCCAGGGTAAGGATTGATAAATCATGGGATAAATTTGTCGTTCCCGGCTGGGGGGTGCGCTGTGTTTCAGATAGACCATGGACGACGATTGCGGAAACCTCGGAACTTGTCTTGACTCTTGCCGCAATAGGAGAACATGAAAGAGCAAAAATGGTTTTTAACTGGATACGGGATAAGAAGTATGACGATGGATCTTACTGGATGGGTGTTACTTTTCCTGATTCGGTCGTATGGCCGGAAGAAAAAACATCATGGACTGCGGCGGCCGTACTTATTGCCTATGATGCCCTTAATTACTTAACACCTGCCTGTTGTATATTTAATCACCGTTTCTGGACACAATCAGAATACCAGTCATTAATTTCTCCTCAAAGTCATTCTTTTTCCTAG
- a CDS encoding methyltransferase domain-containing protein, with amino-acid sequence MLTVDINKLNLKPGSRVLDAGCGAGRHLCEAFRSDGIDVIGIDLNWEDLCKARSFLCLMNNESSGSWMTAMANVTRLPFKDGVFDAVICSEVLEHIPDNKGAIAELVRVLKPGRDLAVSVPRFLPERICWALSKSYHQEPGGHIRIYKKKALQRIFENAGTKCWKISYRHALHAPYWWIKCLVGHKNEKSRIINLYRKFLEWEIIEHPPWIRVLDELLNPVIAKSVVFYFKKEGN; translated from the coding sequence ATGCTGACGGTGGACATAAATAAATTGAATTTAAAACCGGGAAGTCGCGTTCTGGATGCCGGTTGCGGCGCCGGTCGTCATCTCTGCGAAGCATTTCGATCTGATGGTATCGATGTTATCGGTATTGATCTGAATTGGGAGGATCTTTGCAAGGCAAGGAGTTTTTTATGCCTGATGAATAATGAGTCAAGCGGCTCATGGATGACAGCCATGGCCAATGTGACCAGGTTGCCTTTCAAAGACGGAGTATTTGATGCAGTTATTTGTTCAGAGGTACTTGAACACATTCCCGATAATAAGGGCGCCATTGCTGAACTTGTCAGGGTGTTGAAGCCTGGAAGGGATCTGGCTGTGAGTGTACCGCGTTTTTTGCCGGAAAGAATATGCTGGGCTCTTTCAAAAAGTTACCACCAGGAACCCGGTGGCCATATCAGGATTTACAAAAAGAAAGCATTACAGCGCATTTTTGAAAATGCAGGTACGAAATGCTGGAAGATCAGTTACAGGCATGCCCTGCATGCGCCATACTGGTGGATTAAATGTCTTGTTGGCCACAAGAATGAAAAATCGCGGATTATTAATCTGTACAGGAAGTTTCTTGAGTGGGAAATCATCGAGCATCCTCCTTGGATTCGTGTACTGGACGAACTCCTGAACCCTGTCATTGCAAAAAGTGTAGTTTTCTATTTCAAAAAAGAAGGAAATTGA